ATGTttcaaacataatatattactgatacgaagttttgcggaaaacttcgtgctgaagaaacgtcgttcttccaaaacgtcgtgcttccaaaaatgttatgcttccaaaacgccAGTTTCATCAAACTAGGACATCTTCTAGCTATGGTCAAGCAGCTAATATGACTCATGGTTCACCCCCGATCACTTCTTCGACCAcctcgtacttcaaaacttctcaATCGATCCTTATCGctcgcgactcgaccaccaagtatatgctcgaccaatcttctgtCTCGACCATTTTTACcccgaagggcgggttatcacattctcccctccccccccccccccccccccttaatagaatttgTCCTAGAATTCTTAGTTGTCCAATTACTCAGCTTCACCACCTTCTCCTCCTCAGTGTGTTTTGATGACACTCTCTTCCTGGATAACTTCGTCTTGTGGTCTTAGTCATGTGATGTGTTTCTTCGTCGGTTCTCCATTGATGTCTTCTTTTTGTTTCCATACCGACTTCtgattctaaactctctttacCTTGAGTCCCAAAGCATTCCCCTTGGTCTTGAATTCCTTCTTTTCTTTACGTCTCATGGCTCATCCATTCTCAACTTGTCTCCATAACTATTTACGCTGTCCACAAGTGTTCCTTAAGTGTCCTCCTCAAAGCCTCCACAATCATCTTCATATCTCATCACTGGAATGATCACTGAGTCGTCCTCTTGCTTTACTTTGCCATAACACACTCATTGCCAATGATACTACCTTGTCCTTTCGATATATATCATCTttgtccagattcctcaaatcTTTCTCGATCTCCCTTTCCCCGAATACACTGATGAAAACCTTTCCCATGACGTCTTGTTCCTCACCATATTTCTAGTCCATACCACTCTCCAGTCCCTCTGAACCTATCTCTTCTCATTCAcatcgggtttgggtttggccttgaactccctccactttaaggttttcatcccttaaagtttCGATCAACGAACACACGTACTCGCTGCTACTCAAAAGAACACCTCAAATacaagttagtagacaattaaccaaataatctactaacccaaaaaattataacaattcaacctaaccgcaattctaaccagcaacctaacagttctaacCAACCAACCTAGCtattctagattccactatcttaATCATAATTCAgaaaaccacaaatcctatcactggacgtgaccggtttcctTAATGGcttttgtgactcattttgactcgataaatatttaaaaccgattaaatcatgagttccggaagcatggacgaaaccatgctctgataccacctctgtaacacctccgaaccgtcctagacatatggtcgatcaaccggccaacaatcaaacaagaacatgaccgatcgaccgtccataaccaagggttggagatgaatgagccaaccggccagccaacaatcaaacaagaacatgactgatcattcaacccaacaccatggtctgGAAGCACTACGTGACGAGTTAGGGACGATCGggccagagtcacaaaatttactccacaaCCTAGACGAGTTCATCCGCTAACTCtccccgctgcgtcaaggcacaagccATTGCAACCCATACCTAGAGTTAgtgttttccgttagatcgaggcctaagtcttttcaacccgtaccacgacctaacgttgtgctagaccggactagtcaaatatcagtgtactcatgaagcgcatataaaacaattacttttattgatttatgaaatattcatacattgaataattcaggACTGGGCCCGGACTAATGCCAAATcaagtcaacataacacaattcacaatatcatttacaaaaggcatgaaaatctacaccggcggtcttAACGTCCAGCTCCAAGCTATctgatcatccttacctaaagcaacctgcaaaaaggacaacgaaGTTGgctgagtaacctaatgttacccAGTGAGCTgtcggcctctacccgcaacctagactctaacccagacaacccaaaataacaatcaatctagccctagcatgcaataaaagctaaggctaaggaAACCGTTACTAAGATAGACTttgcctcctgccatgatctagcttcaagtaactggaacctgcattaaaacaagtcaacaaacaatcctgttacggatttttgtgtaggatctttgtgagtactacggaacgATGGATAAGGCTTAGATTTCGTGAGTATTTGAGAGAAATAGaattgaagagatgttttattagatagaacaagCCAGAACTACAATGTTTGGTGTATAAAGAATAGTTCTTGCCGTCTAGCTATAATCCCTAAGTcttgaagtgtcgatcccttgctttagaGTTTAGGCTCCCCTCATATAGTTGTTTTAGGTCGGCCTTAGTCGGTTTgaagtaggttaaactcttccatattcggaaatatggatggtcctccttatcggaagttttccttttcccGGAGGAAGGGGGTGGTCCCTGGGACCGGACCCGAGGTACTTCCTGGCGGGGACCCGGGGCGTCTCCTAGCGGGGACCCGGGGCGTCTCCTAGCGGGGACCAAGAGGTCGGTGTCTTGCCTAGGGTCTAGAGGAATTCAATACTTGAGTACTTTttcccaacagtttgccccttattgctcTATTTCGTCATCGAACTCGAGGAtacctgtgcactcaagtcaaccagagttgctcattctcagcaggctttCCCTAGGTAGGACATCGCTCAAGTAATCCTTCTCTTCCGagtgttaggggatttttgtgtaggatctttgtgagtaccacagaACGATGGACAAAGCTGGTATTTGTATTGATTTTCAAGTAAGAAAATAGAAAGtgacgttttattagatcaaagagcTGGAACTGCAACAGttttgagtaagaaccctagttctagccgcctagctctaatctctaagtctcgaagtgtcgatcccttgctttagggtttaggttccctATATATAGTCTTCTCAAGGCGCGCCTTAGTCGGTTGGaataggttaaactcttccatatttggaaatatggaaggttctccttatcggaagttttccttttcccAGGGGAAGGGTGTGGTCCCTGGGACCGGACACGGAATACTTCATAGTGGGGAATCAGGGTGCCTCCTAGCGGGGAcccagaggccggtgtcctgcctgggCTCTGGAgaaattcaatacctgagtatttgccccaacagtttgccccttattacTCGATTTCgccatcgaactcggggaataacctgtgcactcaagtcaaccggagttgctcattctcagcaggcttcccTTAGGCAGGACATTGCTCCAGTAATGAAAGACCCCAGAGATAGGGTCTCGGACTTCGAGGTCAACGAGGTCCCTGTGCATGAAGGACTTTTCGAGTCGGGTTTCAGAGATCGAGTTCCTTCGCTGGTGGCGAAGGTGTCGGAGGGGTTGGAGATCTCCCAAGGTCAGTTGAATCCTCCCTCCTCGAGAATTATTTATGCGCCCTATGGAACGAACACTCGACCGGTAAGGAAAGATATGGACTCGATCCGTGAGGAAGGAGAACTGATGGActgaatggtgacacaaaggGTTGTggatggcccaatgatactaccaggGTGCTTAATTGTCGCCTGATATGACTCACAGGTCCGACAAGGAAGCAAACTCAATCTGTTTCCGGGtatgacgcaccggtccaacaagaaAGAGGCGTTTGTTTGGAGCTAACCACGCCAAAGAAGCTAAGAAATGTTCTTGACAAAGAACAGAGAGAATACACTcaaaagagaaaggaaaaacGAGATTGTCATTATTCGGAAAtgagattatattatatagaGTTTTCTAGTCAAAACACATAATGAAAATGTGGGAAAAAGAGACATACAAAATGCAAAcatgaccagatctggtcaaagcACGAAAAATAACATTGACTGCAGTTAAACCCTTCAAATTCCACTGTCCAGGTTCAATGAATCTTCAGCAAGTCCTGCGGACAGGGTCAGTATGCGGCCAGTACAGTCCAAGCTAGCCAGAAATGAACTGGCACGAACTAACTCGAAATCCACTCGTTCGAATTCGAATCTGGCTTGACCGTTCATCTTAAAATGCAAAACTGTACAGGAAAGACAAGCTCCAATCGGAAGATTCGGTCGTCTGGTCGTGCGTATTGCTGAAGCTCCAATCCGGACGTCCGTGCGGTACGTGGGGTACAGACCAGAAAAAAGAAGCGATGAACTGAATCAGGATTGGTGCATTTGTTCTTCTTAAAATGGAAAACAGGACAGGGAAGACAAAGTCCAGTACGGTAAAATCGgtcatctggccatggttcaAGCCAAAGCTCCATTTCGGATGCATGTGGGACGGTCCAATACACTGTCCGGTCAGTCTGGCCAGTACGTTTAAAAATATGAACCTCGGATaaaatgttcagaacgtcctgaacttCATGCTGGTCTGATTCCtcggactggggcacatcatactctccctcttcaaaaggatttgtcctcaaatccattgTACCTatataaaaaggaaagaaatcaGATACAAAAGAATTACAATTCAAGGGAAATTCAGTGAATGAAAAGATTGGACAtaaacttccttggagttttgaagtcgTTTTCATCAAATAATTCCAAGTCCTTTGGCATCCATCATTGCTTGCTCTCCTTGGGAAATGATCATGCTTATCctgttgatatcttgcatatttacatgtttttagccTTCATATCTTGTACATtctgatcatatagattaggaattaGGCATCTTTAGAGTCCATATTGCATGCATTGTctttattaggtgttggagagtgctatggagtgattggagatgtttgggagcattgtgattcaaaaagaagtagaaaatgatcattgggcgagtagaggagctggagcgacctacTGGAGCAAGGTTAGCAACCCGCTCTaacctggagcgacctctctcAGCGACATCATCAACCCGCTCGACATTTTGTCGTGATACGAGCATGATCTGGAGCGGGCGAGCGCAGCCGGGTCAAGTAGCCGCTATGACCTGGAGCGACCTTGTGCAGGGACGTAGCGTACCCGCTCTGGGCCCAACATCCCGTCGACAACTTTCGAGAACCGGAGCGACCAAGATAGAGCGAGGTGGGTACATCGCGTGCCAAATCCATGAAGTGCAAAGGAAGCCAGAGCGACGTCCCGGAGCGAGGTGGCGAACCCGCTGTGAAGCTGGAGCGACCCACTGGAGCGGGGTCACGAACCCGCGCGCAAGATCTATATTAGGTCGATTTTTCATGTTTTGCTGGACCTTCTGAGACTTGTTTTTGAGGCCCACTAGGTTTTTAGGAGTCCtataaatactctctaaacctaaaattaggacttatcttgttttttctatctaatcacaaagaGCCTTTAGGTAgaagatctaatcttgatcattatCTTGTGTGATTGCTTAGTTATATTGATCACCAATCATGATTAACACCAAATCATTATCGATTCTTGGGTTTatcatgaagattagtgagtagtcatctttgaattcatgggttagggagactaagggtgattaagctagatctaaggtgttttactatagatccatcttgttccttgctagtagagtgcttTATTGCAattttagagttggcctctgtaaagttgagctctaggcatttcatacccgaaaggtgtttgctgaaatgtctgaaccaactctcctaagcttttaacattctttaccaACGAGATTTgatgttaaaggtgttaagatggctatTGGACttgaaattaatgatttcttagATAATTTTCAACCAAAGAAATTttatgcttgagttatcttagtgaatgagcattcatctagagatagagtttgtttaggattgtgtctaggtctaaggttgatagattgattgaaaggcaccacctttagattgaaacttgatcacccaaggtcaattTCCCTTAGCCATGAGTTCTTCCATTTCATAAGAAAGGAAAGCTTTGTTCTTTATTTCATTTTAGTAGTATTCTAGTTCAAAAATCATCTCACCAATTGATAGCAtttagattaagcatggtcttgcattccctttgctttagaatcacttagaactggtttgacatcctttatACTATAAAATTTGATTAAGAGCCTTGGAAACtcttaacatcaaattggcgccgttgccaagttctaagttgattgtgacattgggatttagtcaattgcttgagactaagtaatttttcttttattttgttactgcttctccttcttcctctccctttgcatttcaggtgtatgaacttgaggagcagaggttCATCAAGCctagttccaagatttgaagacatcGTTGCACTTGAGAGGGAGGTagcaagaaagagaagagaagaagagcaacatgcTCACTTTCAAAGATTGGGGTTTGAAATGGAGCACAATCGGAATCAGCCTCATGATGGAGTGGCCCAAGGAGCTGCAAACCTTACCCCACAGCATCCACAGCGCCAAGCTagagccattggagcctatgatcaacctcacattcagggtcataggttgggaatcagagcaccagctgtggagaacaacaactttgagatcaagtcagggctgctcaacaccatagagaacaacaagtatcatggcctTGCTGCTGAAGACCCTTTTGATAACTTGTACAAGTTTGATTAATATTGTGGCTTGTCCAAGACAAATGGTGTTTTTGAAGATGCTTTCAAGTTGAAGTTGttccctttttttttgggtgacAAGGCACATCAATGGGAGaaagctcttccaagtgactctATCACAACTTGGAATGAGTGCAAGAGGGCATTCctagagaagttcttctctacctCGAGGACAGCCAAGATCAGGAATGAGATCTCTAGCTTTCAGCATAAGCACCTAGAGGGAATTAGTGAAGCATGGGAGATGTTCAAGAGCTATTGGTCTCAATGCCCACATCATGGCTTCACCAAGGAGAGTTTGCTTAGCACCTTCTATAGAGGAGCTCTACCACAGTGCAGAAACAAGCTTGATACTGCCAGTAATGGTTTCTTTTTgggaagaactgaggaagaggcagaggaaTTGGTAGAGAACATGGCAAAGAGTGACTCATTCTACAGTGAGGAGTATGATAGGGTCAACAGAAGTGATGATCAGCAGACAAAGAAAGAGATCAAGTCCTTACAAGACAAGATGGATTTGCTTCTTTCCAACCAAGCTAAGCAGGAGCAGATGAACTTTGTGGGTGGTCCTAGTCAAGAGGTTCCTCCTAAGATCAATGAGGTTGATGGTTTAGAAGGCCAAGAAGAGCTGTGCTTCATCAATGCTAATGGCACATGGTACAGGAAAGAGCCCAATTTTCAGTACCAAAACAACTATCAGCAAAGGCCTTACTACAACAATCAGCAAGGAGGTTACCAAGCCAAGCAGAACTATTCTCAAGCCAACCAGTCTCCTCAGACTCAAGGAAGATCTTCCAAAGCTCAAGCTCCAGATTCAAGTGTGGATTATATGTTCAAGCAACTCTTGGAATTTCAGGCCAGAAATGAGAAGACCATGATTTATGAGTTCAAGAACATCCAAGCAAAGATTGATGGGAACTATTCTGACCTCAACAACAAGTACATGCAACTTGCCTCTCATCTCAAGGCTTTGGAGAGTCAAGTTGCTTCTATGCCTTCATCTTCCAAGCAGCCAATGGGGTTTCCACCAGGGAAACTAGAAAAGAACCCCAAGGAGTCTTGCAATGTTGTCTTCTCCACTACTTCTCCAGAGATTGAGCTGATTGAGCTGAGTGATCATGACAAAGAGGAGGATGGGATTGAAAGACTGGTATTTGGAACTGAGTTTGGGGAAGTTGAGAGATTTGTTGTGTCCACAGCTGAAGCACAGATTGTGAAGGACGCTGTCAGGAAGGTTGAAGCAACGAATCTGCAAAGAGCTGCCcacaaggctgagaaacaaGTTGAGAAGAGAGATGACAATAAGCTGAAAGAGGTTAAGCTAGAGGAAGCCACTGAGGTTGAGCTATCACCCTATGATAAGCTCCATTTCCCCCAAAGAgttctcaccaaagctcagaaGAAGGTGCTCTCCAAGTTCAGGAAAGATCTTAGTGAAGTTGGGGTCAGGCTTCCAGAAATCCCGGGTATGCGTGAAGCTCATGTACAAATGATGCTCATCAACGACATTCTAGACCACCAAGCTGAAGTGGCCGAGCTTTTGGACATCTCCATTCTGAAGATTGATCCACCAATCCCTCCAAAGTCCCTCCCTAAGCTTGAGTCTCAAGGGATGTTCACCTTGCCTTGCTACCTTGGTAAGCTCActtttgatgatgctcttgttgattctggtgcaagtgtgaatgtgatctcaatggagatgatgaagagtctAGGGATTGAGAGCATGGAGCCAAACACATCTTCCCTACAGTTTAGAGATTCCTCTTCTACAACCCCTATTGGTTTCATCAAGGACttccctttgaagattggaGCATGCACCATTCCAATAGACCTCACTGTTCTGAAGATGGCAAATGAGAAGAGAGTCCCATTGATCCTTGGCACTCCATTCCTCACAACAGTGTGAGCTTGCATAGACtttgccaacaagaaggtcacactcctAAATGTGAACAAAACTGTCTCCTATCCACTACAATCCCCAAAGATGAATGCTCAGTATTGTGGAACAATCACTTGTGGAGCATCCTCCATTGAGAAGAGCAAGGCTGAAGGGGTTGGTATTGAGAAAGAAGGTCTTGATGTAGAGTCCTCTAAAGAGCTGTGTGATGAGCACTTGGAAAGTGCTAAAAAGAAGGAGGTGAGTGAAGCCACAAAGGTTGCTCATGATAAGAAGAAGATTGTGAAAGAACCTCATCCTCCACCTCTTGATAAGACTCCTCACACTCTCACTCTCCACCCAATGAAGCTTAAGGATGGGGCCATTGAGTACAAAATCAAGTGCAAGGGAAGGTCAAAGCCATTCTCAAGTGCAAGGGCCATCATCACTCCTCAGCTCCAGAATGATCCAGTCAAGCTTCAAGAGCTTTTATCCCACGTCCTCACCATCACTCTTGAAGGTGGGAAGGACCCTCCTTCTCACTAGCCAAAGGAaggaaagtcaagctagagacttaaaacaagctcacttgggaggaagtcccatgacTATCCCTGTACATATCAGTAGGATCTTCGTTTTTAAGACCCTTGGGCTGAGGAGGAAAGCGGCCAGACATTGCTCCCTAGACACCACTGCCTTTTCCAACACTCCATCAAAGGTACTCCTTCACCTTAATCTTGTACATACCAGTTTATCTTTGCATATTGCTTTCCTTTGGGTATCTCTCCCTTACTCACACAGATGCTGTGTGATTTAAGTGTGGGGGATGTACCaaatatttgatcatgtttgctttgatgattttgagtctcatgcattgcattgtacatacatatatgcatagaaaaaccaaaaaaatttcaaatttttgaatcatgtagttgcatcacttgcattCTTAAGATttagtctagagcatataggatgcattcacttgcatatgGAGCAGCTCATTGATACTGCCTTATATAGACCACTGGTTTGCACTGAATTTGACATCCtagttaaacatatcaagtagcttaagcatctttTGAAAGGCTTGCATGCTTCAAGCCTTGAatactcttcctgaaacttgtttgcttgtttgatATTGGCATTGTTCTTAATATCAGCTCCACTCTGAActtggcttgaatgaacttaatatctcttgcatatgggcacttgcatacatgatcatggatctcatacacattttggttatcttattccattataccaatctttgttaacccaaatggcactccatACCCTACAACCCTAGCCATTCTTAGAGACCAAACATTGAAttgcatgagtgaggcctcttttgatagcttgtcatgtgcaaaatcttgggGGCGACATAgatttgttctcatctcttgcCAGCAAAATGAGATAGCATTTGGGGATGGTGAAAGGGGTTTGTGTATTCTAAATGTTAATATTTTAGGTTTGGGGAGTGagaaagatgagaaagatgaacaAAAGAGTGTCattagaaaagaaaactctAGGGACAAAAGGAAGGTATGAAGCTCTAGATTATGTACAAAAGAACCTTCccctttataaaaaaaaaaaaaaaaaaagaatcaaagagaagGTGGGGAGGGAAATGAGAAAGAGTTAGAGCTAAGTGTTGTAAAAAGTGAATTAAAGTCCCTAGTTGgttgagtcaaaagaaaaagagagttgtttttgtaaaaagtGAATTAAAGTCCCTAGTTGgttgagtcaaaagaaaaagagagttgttcattgggtgagtgatTTGAGTGGGTGCTATTTtggttttgagatgatgatAAAAGGGTAGAACTTGTAATCACTTATAAAAaggggtagaatgatgagaatgaatctatgcatgcatgagttgcttctagtcttagataaattttgcataatgatcaagctccttgttcttgagtgataACCACCTTGAAATGACAATATTTGAATTCttctcttcattcatattagatcattgcttacctagccaaatgattgagatcatgtgcccatttgtgagaattcaccttgtgtgtgtgtgtgaatcaatgtgagagctggtTTAAAGAACTTGTTAGT
This genomic stretch from Brassica napus cultivar Da-Ae chromosome C9, Da-Ae, whole genome shotgun sequence harbors:
- the LOC106408274 gene encoding uncharacterized protein LOC106408274; this translates as MKDPRDRVSDFEVNEVPVHEGLFESGFRDRVPSLVAKVSEGLEISQGPTRKQTQSVSGYDAPVQQERGVCLELTTPKKLRNAHQWEKALPSDSITTWNECKRAFLEKFFSTSRTAKIRNEISSFQHKHLEGISEAWEMFKSYWSQCPHHGFTKESLLSTFYRGALPQCRNKLDTASNGFFLGRTEEEAEELVENMAKSDSFYSEEYDRVNRSDDQQTKKEIKSLQDKMDLLLSNQAKQEQMNFVGGPSQEVPPKINEVDGLEGQEELCFINANGTWYRKEPNFQYQNNYQQRPYYNNQQGGYQAKQNYSQANQSPQTQGRSSKAQAPDSSVDYMFKQLLEFQARNEKTMIYEFKNIQAKIDGNYSDLNNKYMQLASHLKALESQVASMPSSSKQPMGFPPGKLEKNPKESCNVVFSTTSPEIELIELSDHDKEEDGIERLVFGTEFGEVERFVVSTAEAQIVKDAVRKVEATNLQRAAHKAEKQVEKRDDNKLKEVKLEEATEVELSPYDKLHFPQRVLTKAQKKVLSKFRKDLSEVGVRLPEIPGMREAHVQMMLINDILDHQAEVAELLDISILKIDPPIPPKSLPKLESQGMFTLPCYLGIESMEPNTSSLQFRDSSSTTPIGFIKDFPLKIGACTIPIDLTVLKMANEKRVPLILGTPFLTTV